From the Microcoleus sp. FACHB-672 genome, the window CAGAACAAACAGGTTATCCTCCCAAGGCAATTCATCGGCCCAGACACTGCCAGAGCGCTGGATCACATCATTCAGCCCGATGTCTGTGGCAATGGCATCGCTCAGTCCCCGAACATTCGGCAATCCTAACTTTTGATGGAGTTGAGGCCGGCGCAGATCCGCATCTACCAGCAAGACACGCTGGCCAATTGCGGCTGCGGTCTGGGCCAAATGTACAGCTACCGTAGATTTTCCATCTCCGGGTGTTGCTGAACCGATGGCAAAAGAGCGAATCGGCGTATGTGGGCTGAGCAACCGGATATTGGTGTAGAGGGAGCGGAAAGCTTCCAAAACTGGAGAAGCGCTGTCATGTTGAGAGGAACTGGGATTTCCCAGCACAAGCTTAATGCCACCTGATGAGCGCCCCCTGACATCGGCTGTTTCAGTGACAGGAGCAACTTTCTGGAGTCTTTTGGCGAAGGGAATAACTCCCAGTAGCGGTAGTTTCGTTCCAGCTTTTGCTTCTTCCGGTGTGTGGAAGACGGTGTTAAGTACCTCGATGAGGAAACCGACCCCGATGCCTAGCAACAAGCTCAGAATCACTGCGATGGCTAGCTGACGACGAGTTTGCGAGGTTTCCACCGGCATTGGCCGGCCCCTCTCATCCACAAAAACCTCTGGCTTCGCAATGATTTGCCAAGGCACTTCCAGCTGGCCGGCATCAAGCTGCAACGTTTCTCGTTTAGATAAAAATAGCTTTAAGCTATCCGTCGCAACTTCTAACTCCCGTTGTAAATCGGCGTATTCACGTAAAACAGCCGGGAATTGGGTAATTTGCTGGTTTAATAAATTTTCATTGTCCGCAATGGCTTGTTGGCGAGCTTCTAGCGCTTGGATTTGACCGGCAACCATTTGCAGAGCAGCATCCGCTTCTCGACGTAGCAGCACCCGCAAATTGTCTCGCTTTTCTCTCAAGGACTGCATAGGCGGGCTATCGTCCTGAAATAAGACTGAATTAACAGCAATTTGACTTTCTACATCTTGCAGCTGTCTGACTAATGGTTCGTAGGTTTTTAGGTCTACGCCCAAGACTTGAGCGCTTTTCTGTTCGGCAAACTGTCTTTGCAAATTCGCGTACAGCGCTCTGGATTCAGCCAATTGAGCTTGGATATCTGTTCGCCGCGACCCTAGCGCCCCCGCTTGCTCTGATAAACCCCGGCTGGTTACTTCAGGAAGGCTGAGGTTAGACTGCCGGCGCAACCGTTGCAGACGTTCTTGAAGAGTGTCAACGCGCCGTTGTAGTTCAGGTAACTGGGTATCAATAAATGTGATCCCCTGCTTTGTGCTGCTAAGACGCTCTTGGCCGCTGTAATTTAAATAGTTGTTAGCCAGTGTTTGCAGAACAAACTTAATTTTTTTGGGATCTTTATCTTGGTAGCGGATATCTAGAATTTTTGTGCCGGCTTCTTTGCCATCTTTTTCATAACTGACCCGGCTAATCCACAGATTCGCTAATAAGGTGCTGAAGTTAATGTCAGGATAAACTTTTTGTAACTCGGCAATCACAGGTGCCAACAGTTCAGGACTCTTTAACACCCGAATTTGAGTTTGGTAATCGACCAAACTGGAGTCTTCGACTGAGGAGCCTATCTTACTGAGATCGGCTGCCCCCAAATTGTTACTTTGGGCCTGTAAAAATACTCTGGCCAAACGGCCTTCTGCAGTGATTGGTTCCGCCAAGACTCGGAACCCGCCTTGGAAGTCAGGAATTGTTTGTTTGGCTTTCCAGATCAGCAAACCGCCAGAGAGAGCGCTCAGTGTGATGGCCACTCCGGTCATTACCCATATTCTGCGACGCACAACTGCAAACAGCCACGCCAGATCTAAGGGCTGTTGCTCGATCTCTTCGGGTCTACTGGTTGATAGCTGAGGCAGCGACTGAGCCGGTTGCCCATTACGCTTAGATGAAATCGGCTGAGAATGGTAGTCTGTATCCATCTTCTTTGTTGATATCCCCAGAAAAAGATTCGCTCAATTCTATTTAATAATGCCCAAGAGAGTGAGAAATTCCAAAAATCGGTTGGGAATGCTCACGAGTGCAAGAATGTTTCCTGCGGGACTTAGCGCAGTGTTCACAGTGTCCGCCACGCTAGCGATGCCAGAGCGTTTGACGACAATGATGTCGTTAGGACGGAGCAGGGGATTGGTTTGTTCGTTGATTCCTTGGGCAAAATCAACGGGCACTGTTCGTCGAGAAACTGTGCCATCAAAATTAAGACGAATCAGTTCAACCGATTCTCGATAGGCCCGACTGTTATTGAATCCTCCTGCGCTCAAGAGAGCTTGATTCAAGGTGGTGTTAGGCGGAACTTCTACAAACCCTGGTCTTCCTACTTCGCCTACCACACTAACTAAAATATTATCAGGAGAAAAGCTAGCTGTAGCTAATTCTGATACTTCTGCCGGCCTTAATTCAGTAGCTGTAGGGATAATAACCGTATCTCCATCTTGCAAAATTGCGTCCTGAGATAGATCCCCTTGTTGCAAAAGTTGCCATAAATTTACATTAAAAAGCTGCTCCCCGCCGGCTTTTGTTAGCCTTCGTACCTGAATGCGGCGAACATCTGCCATTGGTCTGATTCCGCCGGCCAGCTGAATCGCCCGTGTCACACTTGGCAGTCCTACAGTTCTTAACTCGGTTTCTGTGTTGCCTCCAACTACAACGTAGCTACCGGGACGGTTGACCTCGCCGAGCACTGCAACGGTGCGCGGTTGGTCAATGGGGGTGCCAAAGCTAGCTGTGGATAATTGGCGGACATCATTGGCCGCGACTTGGGTAGCCGTGGGGACAAAGATCGAGTCTCCGTCCCGTAAAGTGAGGTCTTGAGGCAACCGGCCTGTTTCTAAAAATTCTCGGAGATTAACCGTGAGCACTTGAGCTGGCCCTCTGGCGGTTGACCGGCGCAGCTGGATGCGTTGAATATCAGCGGTTAGGGTCACTCCCTGCGCCCTTTCTATAGCCTGCAATAAAGTTGGGAACTGAACGGAAGGTCTGGTGCCTGCGCCCGATGTCAGGGCTAGGGGGTACGACCCGGGACGATTCACCTCGCCTGATATTAGGATATTTAAAGGACGTGTCGCCAGAAGGCTTAAGGTAATCAGGGGACGTTTAAGTACGCGAGCGTAAGCTTGTGAAATTGCATCACTGGCTTCTTCTAAGGTCAGTCCCTCGACAGATACGCTGCCAATCAGGGGCAGTTGTATGGCTCCACCTGCCGGAATCTGGTACTCGCCACTATATTGAGGCAATTCAAAAATATCAATACGAATGTTGTCGCCGCCGCCTAATGTATAAGCGGCTGTTGATTGCACGGTGCCGCTAGAGGGTAATTGAGGGGGTGGGAATCCTTGGCCCGGTTGCGCGGGGTAGCCTGCCGGTGGGGGCGTTAGTGGGGGAAGTTGGGCTTTGGCCGGGTTAGAAACAGCTACGCTCATGGCCACCAGGCTTAGACCGGCAACCAGTTGGGTTATTGGTCTAGTAGAACTCGCACAGACCATACACAACATTCTTTTCTTCATTCTCTAAATTTAACCGGGTTCTGTAGAAACTGCCAAACTAGTGGGCATACTAACTGGAGAGTGGCTGCTGTGCCGGTTGGGTCTAGCCAGTTTTTTGTCTGGCCGGCGTAAAGCTGAATAGCTGTCTAAGCCAAAATAGAAGACCTTCGCTTTTGTGGGCCGGATGTGCAGCCAAAGCCCTAATACTGCCGGTTAAGGCGTTTACGGGATATACGGAAGCAAAGGGTGAGCTTATCAGCAAGTTCTTTATAATTGTTAAGGATGAATTCAGTTTTTCTGTAATTAAGATAAAAAGAAATTAAAATATTTCCATTAAACTAATAAAAAAGCACCCAAATAAATTATGAAAGACATTATTCAAGAGCCTTTTTTATTGGCAATCA encodes:
- a CDS encoding GumC family protein, which encodes MDTDYHSQPISSKRNGQPAQSLPQLSTSRPEEIEQQPLDLAWLFAVVRRRIWVMTGVAITLSALSGGLLIWKAKQTIPDFQGGFRVLAEPITAEGRLARVFLQAQSNNLGAADLSKIGSSVEDSSLVDYQTQIRVLKSPELLAPVIAELQKVYPDINFSTLLANLWISRVSYEKDGKEAGTKILDIRYQDKDPKKIKFVLQTLANNYLNYSGQERLSSTKQGITFIDTQLPELQRRVDTLQERLQRLRRQSNLSLPEVTSRGLSEQAGALGSRRTDIQAQLAESRALYANLQRQFAEQKSAQVLGVDLKTYEPLVRQLQDVESQIAVNSVLFQDDSPPMQSLREKRDNLRVLLRREADAALQMVAGQIQALEARQQAIADNENLLNQQITQFPAVLREYADLQRELEVATDSLKLFLSKRETLQLDAGQLEVPWQIIAKPEVFVDERGRPMPVETSQTRRQLAIAVILSLLLGIGVGFLIEVLNTVFHTPEEAKAGTKLPLLGVIPFAKRLQKVAPVTETADVRGRSSGGIKLVLGNPSSSQHDSASPVLEAFRSLYTNIRLLSPHTPIRSFAIGSATPGDGKSTVAVHLAQTAAAIGQRVLLVDADLRRPQLHQKLGLPNVRGLSDAIATDIGLNDVIQRSGSVWADELPWEDNLFVLTAGPLPADPIKLLSSKKMLYLMEQFQAFFDLVIYDTPPLVGLADGNILAAHTDGIVMVVGLDKTDRAMVIKGLDGLKISGASVLGIVANGVKGYTSSSDVSYHRL
- a CDS encoding SLBB domain-containing protein; translation: MKKRMLCMVCASSTRPITQLVAGLSLVAMSVAVSNPAKAQLPPLTPPPAGYPAQPGQGFPPPQLPSSGTVQSTAAYTLGGGDNIRIDIFELPQYSGEYQIPAGGAIQLPLIGSVSVEGLTLEEASDAISQAYARVLKRPLITLSLLATRPLNILISGEVNRPGSYPLALTSGAGTRPSVQFPTLLQAIERAQGVTLTADIQRIQLRRSTARGPAQVLTVNLREFLETGRLPQDLTLRDGDSIFVPTATQVAANDVRQLSTASFGTPIDQPRTVAVLGEVNRPGSYVVVGGNTETELRTVGLPSVTRAIQLAGGIRPMADVRRIQVRRLTKAGGEQLFNVNLWQLLQQGDLSQDAILQDGDTVIIPTATELRPAEVSELATASFSPDNILVSVVGEVGRPGFVEVPPNTTLNQALLSAGGFNNSRAYRESVELIRLNFDGTVSRRTVPVDFAQGINEQTNPLLRPNDIIVVKRSGIASVADTVNTALSPAGNILALVSIPNRFLEFLTLLGIIK